The DNA window AGCGTCCTGATACCGGACACGCCCGTGACGAGATAGGTGCTTTCGAGCACGTAATAGGCCGGACCGAAGGCCACTCTTTTGCGGCGTTCCTCATCGACCGGCATGAAGGTGACATCGATCGCGCCTTTCTCCAGCGCTTCGGTGCAAGCGCCGGAGTTCATGAAGACGATGATGTCCAAGGATGCGCCAAGCTGAGACGCCAACGTCTCCGCCAAATCGACGGTCACCCCCCTGACCTCCTCACCGTCGCGCATAGCAAAAAGCACAGACGGGGCAGGGGCGGAGATGATCCCGACCCTGAGTTTTCCGGTCGGGGTGAGCTCCCCAAATGCGGCGTCGCGATCAAGCGGCAGGTGTGCATTGTCCATGGCTTCACACATCAAATCCGACCGCTGTATCAAGCCGAAACCGGTGTGCCAACACCGATAAGAGCCTCGCCCTGGTTCACCGCCAGGCTCGTCAGCCGGTAAAGGACGAAACCCACCTTTTCCGATTGAATTCTTGCGAGAACTTCTCCGAATACATTCTTGATTTCGCCCAGCAATTCGCCAACACCAACGGTCTCGGTGAGATCCTTGCGAGGATACCAGAGGCCGGTGACCGGCGCGGTCGGCACCCACATGGTCACCACCTTGGTTGCCTCAGCGGTTTTCTTCGGCGCATCCGCCACCATGCCGAGATGCTGCATCACCCGGCGGACACCGTCCGTGAGCTGCGTCACGGTCGCTTCACCCCAAAGGCCGTTGCCGCTGACTTCCGGCAGGATGCTCGGGATGCCGAGCTTGCCAGAAGCATCGACCGTGTAACCAGCGCCGCCGGCTGCGACCAGCACGGGTATGCCAAAGGCGGCTGCCATTGCCTGGGATTTTTCCGATCCGGCCGGGAAGATCGTGAACGGTTCCAGACCCTCGTCCAGATCGCCGCCATGCATGTCGAGATAGGCGTCGACTTGCGGATAGACCCTCGTCACCAGCCAGCTCGCCAACCGCTCGCTGGTCGAACCCTCCGGATTGCCGGGGAACATGCGGTTCAGGTTCTTACCGTCCTGCGGCATGATGTAGATGTTGCGCTTGTGGAATCCCTGGACGTTGAGGATCGGCAAGATCACCAATGTTC is part of the Rhizobium jaguaris genome and encodes:
- a CDS encoding succinylglutamate desuccinylase/aspartoacylase family protein, with protein sequence MDNLPALHTRKARVEFGHVTPIDETAIPFAIIESAEPGPTLLITAGVHGSEFCSVEAAVRIMQIKPEEIKGTLVILPILNVQGFHKRNIYIMPQDGKNLNRMFPGNPEGSTSERLASWLVTRVYPQVDAYLDMHGGDLDEGLEPFTIFPAGSEKSQAMAAAFGIPVLVAAGGAGYTVDASGKLGIPSILPEVSGNGLWGEATVTQLTDGVRRVMQHLGMVADAPKKTAEATKVVTMWVPTAPVTGLWYPRKDLTETVGVGELLGEIKNVFGEVLARIQSEKVGFVLYRLTSLAVNQGEALIGVGTPVSA